Genomic DNA from Vespa velutina chromosome 6, iVesVel2.1, whole genome shotgun sequence:
CTATTGCATAAGTACTTGCAATAAAAACTATCAGCAGCAATTGAGCCTTCATCGTGGATATTCGAAGTACAAGACGACAGTTGAATGTAAACTGCGAAGATCGAATCGTTTTCACGGTGGGCAACGTAACTAGGCGCACCTCTTCTTGGCTCTTCAAACTTTGATAACGAAGTCCTGATAACGGTTACTCACGCCCTGAacatataacattaaaaaattttgcgGCTTGTTATACAGCCCCAAGACAACTTTGTCGATCATTTACCTTTACCACatggaaaaaaatgtaaataagtaaagtAAACGAAGATACTGTACTTCTATCTCGTTTCCTCTATTCAATTGATATCTTAAAATGCTTAACTATCTTTCGATTACATTAGCTCGATCTAGTAAAATTGACATCTTGAAATATTCACATGGTGATTACGAGGAATAAATCTTTCTTATCGGATGACGAATATTTTCGtcgaaaagaaacattttgatGACTAATCTTTTAGATTCATAACGAAGTAAATCATTTCTGTCAGCTCGTTAAATTTCCTTAAGTTCAAATGTCGCAATCTTATCGATTTCATGGCTTTTATGATTATCTTTAAAGTCAGGAAAAAAGCAGGTGCTCTTTCATCTCTTCTCAGGAAGAATAACCATACTAcgttatataagaaaatgtaatgatacgcttaataaaatgatataattgaatatGTTCAGATAATATTCAAAAGATATTGTTAAAAGCACTTGAAAGTTaagagagattgaaagagtatttttttcatcattctgAATATTATCACCGAGCTATTGTTTGAATATAATCGATGTTTTAGCGCaaagattatataaagaaCGAAATGCATCTAGATAGAATTTCCATACATACGATAAGCTATAGGTAAAGCCATGTCCGCAGCATTAGTACTTACCATCCTTTTTTGGGgtacgtttaaaaaataacatatgattattttgttaattcgtgatctttataaaaaattttctttctaggaaaaatcataaatatcgcTCTTAGTGAACAAATTTCATCAACAACAACTATGTTCATTTGTACCGATGGCAATCAAATACCTTTGATCAATGTATGTGATGGATCATTTCATTGCCCAGATTCTTCTGATGAAACAAGCAAATTGTGTCAGCATATACTGTAAGATTTGTTAATTGTAGCttcatacattatattatgaactgagcaaaatttttattttatctatatatcttttcgtAGTTGCCCTTCAAATATGTACAGATGCGCTTACGGAGCTTGTGTGATCCGTGGATCACGATGCGATGGTATCAAGGATTGTATCGACGGAAGCGATGAAGCTCGTTGCAATTTTCAATCTAATCAGACGTGCTCCGTCAGAGAATATCAATGCTCTACGCCTCGGTTAGAGTGCATTCCCATCGCAGATGTTTGTAATGgtatatataaaggattatttaattaatcgttttaaaagtttcataataatttataagatacTTTCCAAAATAGGATATATCGATTGTTCAGACAAAAGTGACGAAAATGTTTCACTCTGTCGAGAATATTCTTGTCCTGATCATACCTATCGATGTTCATATGGAGGATGTGTCTATCAAGAAGTTCTTTGTGACGGTATAAAGGATTGCTTCGATGGCACTGACGAAGATCCGTCGATATGTGGAGCGACCAATTGCAACGGAATTGAATGTTCTCAATATGAGTGCAGGTTGATTATAtctacatttctttcttaactttttttatactttctattttatctttcagaCAAGATGAATTTGCTTGCGAGAACGAGCGACAATGCATACCTATTACCAAAATCTGTGACGGTATTCGCCATTGTAGAGATGCTTCCGATGAAAACAGCGAAATGTGCATTCAACGAGAGTATGGggaattgtttttatttaaatatttataaaataagctTTTGGTTAGTTTAAAATaacgttatattaataaaatatattcagatGTCGAGATGATCATTATCGCTGTTTTTACGGCGCTTGCATTCCTATCGAATTTATCTGCAATTTACGACCGGATTGTTACGATTGGAGTGATGAGGATGAAGCACTTTGCGGTACAGTTTTGCCCGAGGGTGCGTGTCGACTTCCTGGCCCGAAGACAGGAACTTATTATAAGACAAGAGATTGTTTACGATGTCGACCTGGTGATGTCGTTCCTGAACTTACTCGTTTAGATTACACCTGTGACCCTGACGGGTGGTTAGAGGGTTCCAATAGTATTTATTGTCAAAATAATCGATGGCTACCTTCTATCCCAATTTGTTCTAATAGTACGTATGATATAGTACTTATTTTATTgctatattttattgtatattataaatttcatggttttaaagataacgatacgTTGCGTATAACTTGTCCACCGATTTTGGAAACCAATGGAGCTATAAAAAGATGCGAATCAAAATGGGGACCACGTAAAGGTTGGATTTCTTGTGAAAACTCTGTGCCTATTGGAACAAACGCTTTTATTGAATGTCCTATGTTTTATGAGCGTCAAGCTGGATCCACGCGAATAATATGTCTTCACGATGGGACATGGAGTCAAGCACCATTAAGCTGTATTCCTGTTTGTGGAATACGCAAATCTTCAGGTTggtaaattgttttataaaaaaattgaaatgactCAAAAGATGAA
This window encodes:
- the LOC124950147 gene encoding modular serine protease-like isoform X2; protein product: MSAALVLTILFWGKIINIALSEQISSTTTMFICTDGNQIPLINVCDGSFHCPDSSDETSKLCQHILCPSNMYRCAYGACVIRGSRCDGIKDCIDGSDEARCNFQSNQTCSVREYQCSTPRLECIPIADVCNGYIDCSDKSDENVSLCREYSCPDHTYRCSYGGCVYQEVLCDGIKDCFDGTDEDPSICGATNCNGIECSQYECRQDEFACENERQCIPITKICDGIRHCRDASDENSEMCIQRECRDDHYRCFYGACIPIEFICNLRPDCYDWSDEDEALCGTVLPEGACRLPGPKTGTYYKTRDCLRCRPGDVVPELTRLDYTCDPDGWLEGSNSIYCQNNRWLPSIPICSNNNDTLRITCPPILETNGAIKRCESKWGPRKGWISCENSVPIGTNAFIECPMFYERQAGSTRIICLHDGTWSQAPLSCIPVCGIRKSSVTLIVNGWKVQSEEYMPWQATLFSHENGQWKFFCGGTLIGERVVLTAGHCVWKTLPETIRVAFGILSNTLNNVEANAQVFDIDKIEIQNSYQDHEGNYASDIALLILKMPVKINEVVRPACINLQSDFTLLQAQKNEDNGFVAGMGITENDTYSSTLRITSMRVISNEKCREAQRKNFRKYITYTSFCAGWANGTGVCNGDSGGGFMLRRPNTAIWEVHGVVSISPRRLGTSICDPNYYAIFTKVSLYGDWIRSIIEKIPLMGPPDIHWQPNKDDIII
- the LOC124950147 gene encoding modular serine protease-like isoform X1; this translates as MSAALVLTILFWGKIINIALSEQISSTTTMFICTDGNQIPLINVCDGSFHCPDSSDETSKLCQHILCPSNMYRCAYGACVIRGSRCDGIKDCIDGSDEARCNFQSNQTCSVREYQCSTPRLECIPIADVCNGYIDCSDKSDENVSLCREYSCPDHTYRCSYGGCVYQEVLCDGIKDCFDGTDEDPSICGATNCNGIECSQYECRQDEFACENERQCIPITKICDGIRHCRDASDENSEMCIQRECRDDHYRCFYGACIPIEFICNLRPDCYDWSDEDEALCGTVLPEGACRLPGPKTGTYYKTRDCLRCRPGDVVPELTRLDYTCDPDGWLEGSNSIYCQNNRWLPSIPICSNNNDTLRITCPPILETNGAIKRCESKWGPRKGWISCENSVPIGTNAFIECPMFYERQAGSTRIICLHDGTWSQAPLSCIPVCGIRKSSVTLIVNGWKVQSEEYMPWQATLFSHENGQWKFFCGGTLIGERVVLTAGHCVWKTLPETIRVAFGILSNTLNNVEANAQVFDIDKIEIQNSYQDHEGNYASDIALLILKMPVKINEVVRPACINLQSDFTLLQAQKNEDNGFVAVFLGMGITENDTYSSTLRITSMRVISNEKCREAQRKNFRKYITYTSFCAGWANGTGVCNGDSGGGFMLRRPNTAIWEVHGVVSISPRRLGTSICDPNYYAIFTKVSLYGDWIRSIIEKIPLMGPPDIHWQPNKDDIII